The following are from one region of the Nicotiana tabacum cultivar K326 chromosome 3, ASM71507v2, whole genome shotgun sequence genome:
- the LOC107831054 gene encoding uncharacterized protein LOC107831054 isoform X1: protein MEDWEDVPVPDLLKKEQPRSKWDDEDADDNDVKESWEDEEEPVPAPKPEPPAEKAPKKSAAKASEKKGKEAEIHTKEEPLDPVAEKLRQQRLVEEADYKSTAELFATKGGDDKTIDNFIPKSENDFLEYAELISHKLRPYEKSYHYIGLLKAVMRLSMTALKGADAKEIASSVTAIANEKIKAEKEANASKKKAGAKKKQIHVDKADDEAVVNAYDGYDDYDFM, encoded by the exons ATGGAGGATTGGG AGGATGTGCCAGTTCCGGATCTTCTTAAGAAGGAGCAACCAAGGAGTAAATGGGATGACGAAGATGCAGATGATAATGATGTAAAAGAATCGTGGGAAGATGAAGAGGAGCCTGTTCCG GCACCTAAACCAGAACCTCCTGCTGAGAAGGCCCCCAAGAAGTCTGCTGCAAAAGCTAGTGAAAAGAAAGGCAAGGAAGCTGAAATTCATACTAAGGAAGAGCCTCTAGATCCAGTAGCAGAAAAACTTCGCCAGCAAAG GCTTGTTGAAGAAGCTGATTATAAGTCCACAGCTGAATTGTTCGCCACGAAAGGTGGTGATGACAAGACCATTGACAATTTCATCCCCAAaagtgagaatgatttcttgGAATATGCTGAGTTGATTTCTCATAAGCTGCGACCATATGAG AAAAGCTACCATTATATTGGGTTGCTCAAGGCTGTTATGAGATTGTCAATGACTGCGTTGAAAGGTGCAGATGCTAAAGAAATTGCCTCTTCTGTTACTGCAATTGCAAATGAGAAGATTAAAGCAGAAAAGGAAGCCAATGCAAGTAAAAAGAAAG CAGGTGCAAAGAAGAAGCAGATACATGTTGATAAGGCAGATGATGAAGCTGTGGTAAATGCAtatgatggttatgatgattaTGATTTCATGTGA
- the LOC107831054 gene encoding uncharacterized protein LOC107831054 isoform X2, whose amino-acid sequence MEDWEDVPVPDLLKKEQPRSKWDDEDADDNDVKESWEDEEEPVPAPKPEPPAEKAPKKSAAKASEKKGKEAEIHTKEEPLDPVAEKLRQQRLVEEADYKSTAELFATKGGDDKTIDNFIPKSENDFLEYAELISHKLRPYEKSYHYIGLLKAVMRLSMTALKGADAKEIASSVTAIANEKIKAEKEANASKKKGAKKKQIHVDKADDEAVVNAYDGYDDYDFM is encoded by the exons ATGGAGGATTGGG AGGATGTGCCAGTTCCGGATCTTCTTAAGAAGGAGCAACCAAGGAGTAAATGGGATGACGAAGATGCAGATGATAATGATGTAAAAGAATCGTGGGAAGATGAAGAGGAGCCTGTTCCG GCACCTAAACCAGAACCTCCTGCTGAGAAGGCCCCCAAGAAGTCTGCTGCAAAAGCTAGTGAAAAGAAAGGCAAGGAAGCTGAAATTCATACTAAGGAAGAGCCTCTAGATCCAGTAGCAGAAAAACTTCGCCAGCAAAG GCTTGTTGAAGAAGCTGATTATAAGTCCACAGCTGAATTGTTCGCCACGAAAGGTGGTGATGACAAGACCATTGACAATTTCATCCCCAAaagtgagaatgatttcttgGAATATGCTGAGTTGATTTCTCATAAGCTGCGACCATATGAG AAAAGCTACCATTATATTGGGTTGCTCAAGGCTGTTATGAGATTGTCAATGACTGCGTTGAAAGGTGCAGATGCTAAAGAAATTGCCTCTTCTGTTACTGCAATTGCAAATGAGAAGATTAAAGCAGAAAAGGAAGCCAATGCAAGTAAAAAGAAAG GTGCAAAGAAGAAGCAGATACATGTTGATAAGGCAGATGATGAAGCTGTGGTAAATGCAtatgatggttatgatgattaTGATTTCATGTGA